The genomic stretch GGCGAGCTGCTCGCGGTGGCTGTCCAGGCGCAGGTCGGCGAGGATGCCCGCGTGCACCTTCGGGTGCAGGGTCTTGACCCGGCCGTCCAGGCACTCGGGGAAGCCGGTCAGCTCCTCGACCTTGGTGACGGGGACGCCGGCGGCGGCGATCCGGCCGGCCGTGGAGCCGGTGGACACCAGCTCGACGCCGGCCTCGTGCAGCCCGCGCGCGAACTCCTCAAGACCGGTCTTGTCGTAGACACTGACCAGTGCGCGACGGATGGGCCGCGTGTTGCTCTCGGCGGTCACTGGATAACTACCTTTCGTCCCTCAATGCGATAGCCGTTGCGGGCGAGCCGCCCCACGACCTCGACGAGCAGCCTGCGCTCGACTTCCTTGATGCGCTCGTGCAGAGCGCTCTCGTCGTCCTCGTCCCGGACCTCGACCACGCCCTGGGCGATGATCGGTCCGGTGTCGACGCCGTCGTCGACGAAGTGGACGGTGCAGCCGGTGACCCTGGCTCCGTACGCGAGCGCGTCGCGGACGCCGTGGGCGCCGGGAAAACTGGGCAGCAGGGCGGGGTGCGTGTTGACGAACCGCCCGCCGAAGCGCGCGAGGAATTCCTTGCCGACGATCTTCATGAACCCGGCGGAGACGACGAGGTCGGGCTCGTGCGCGGCGACGGCCTCGGCGAGCGCGGCATCCCACGCCTCCCGGCTCTCGTACTCCTTGACCTTTCGTACGAAGGTCGGGATCCCGGCGCGCTCGGCGCGGGCCAGCCCCTCGATGCCGTCGCGGTCGGCGCCGACGGCGACGATCTCGGCGCCGTAGCCCTCGGTGCCGGTCTCGGCGATGGCGTCGAGCAGCGCCTGGAGGTTGGTGCCGGATCCGGAGACCAGCACGACTAG from Streptomyces davaonensis JCM 4913 encodes the following:
- the purN gene encoding phosphoribosylglycinamide formyltransferase; protein product: MAAKRLVVLVSGSGTNLQALLDAIAETGTEGYGAEIVAVGADRDGIEGLARAERAGIPTFVRKVKEYESREAWDAALAEAVAAHEPDLVVSAGFMKIVGKEFLARFGGRFVNTHPALLPSFPGAHGVRDALAYGARVTGCTVHFVDDGVDTGPIIAQGVVEVRDEDDESALHERIKEVERRLLVEVVGRLARNGYRIEGRKVVIQ